The Gossypium arboreum isolate Shixiya-1 chromosome 4, ASM2569848v2, whole genome shotgun sequence DNA segment ATGTCTTTGAGAGCAGGTttctttttaatatataatttttaaacctAAACTTTAATGCTTGATTGCTGGAAGGATGGGGttattgattttaattatttaaaacttTTGTGCCAAGTTAAAAGCGCATTAGAGTGATAGATTTGTCAGATTCAACgaataattttagaaattttgaagtttcagtttgaaaattttcaacatatgGATTTGATTTTTCTCAAACAACCTTTATGCTTATTAGTTATGTTCAGGGATCTTTATCAGTAATGTCTTAAGCCAGCAAGAAACGTTCATTATCTAGCTCGTAATATCATTTCAAAGttattcactaaaatttattaaaactatCTATAAGTATTGAACTAAGTTCAAATTTTGGTGATgatattgataaaaaaaattgtcATGAATtataaaacaaacataaatatattttaataataaataatttattagaaACTGAGAAAAGTTTACAATCATCGACCTCCTGAAAGATGAGATGCTGCAACGGTAGATGATTGGGATGTTCCATTGTAAGTGGAAGTTGTATACATCATGGAGAAACCATCGAAGCCCTCACCATGGGCAAATGCTAAGCCACTGGAAGAGAGACTGAGTGATGATAGTTCCGGAAAAGGCATATCTCCTTCTAAAATCTGAACAACGTGGCGCATGGTTGGCCTTGCTTCAGGCTGCGAGTGGGAGCATATCAACCCAAGTTTTAAGACCAGCTCAACTTCCTCAGCTGCATAATCTGAACCCAAATATGGATCCTTTGCCTCAAGAATATCACCTTTGCACCAACAAGAATACACCCAGTCCACCAAGATGACATTGTCTGTTGGAGACTGTAAAATTGGCCTTCTTCCACAAGCAACTTCAAGCACAAATGCCCCAAAAGCAAACACATCTGTGCAAGGTGTAGCTCTCCCGGTTCGAGTATGCTCAGGAGCCAAATAACCAAGTGTGCCCATAATGTGAGTTGTTTGTGGTTCAGTTCCATGATCATATAATCTAGCAAGCCCAAAATCTCCCAGTCTTCCATTTAGTTCACCATCAAGCAAAACATTGCTAGCCTTAACATCCCTGTGAATCACAACTTGCTCCCATTCTTCATGTAAATAAAACAATCCTGATGCTACGCCTTTGATGACTCTGAATCTTTGTCTCCAATTAAGGGTGAGCTTTGGCTGGCCATACAAGTACTTATCGAGACTTCCATTTGGCATGTAGTCATAGACCAAAAGTAGCTCATCCTTACGCCGGCAATATCCCAAGAGTTGAACCAAATTCCGGTGACGGAGACGACCGATACTCACAATTTCTGCTATGAATTCCTTCATCCCTTGTCTCGATTCATGTGAAACTCTTTTCACGGCAACCTCAAGTTTACTGGTTGGAAGAACTCCTCTATAGACTTTTCCAAAGCCACCAGAACCCAATAGCTCCTTGTCTTTGAATCCTTTTGTAGCAACATACAGATCTTTAAACTTGAATCTATGAGGCCCATACTCAAGCTCCCAATCTTCAACAACTTCAGCAAATTTCCTCTTCCTCCTCATGAAATAAACTACACCTGAAACTGCTGCCAAAATCACACTCACTGAAATCAAAGGCAACCCGATTGTCAAAAGCCTTGATATTTTCTTCGGTCCTACAGGAGGAAGCTTTGGAAGCTGAGACAGGGTAAGCTCTCGCGCCTGACCATTCATCTTAAAGCTCCAACCCAAGACATAATGAGATGTGAGAACAGAGCCAGTTGAGGATGAAAAACCAACATACATCCCATTGTTAACTATTGAAGAAAGATCAAGAGGCAAAGATAAAAGTGGAGTCTTGGGTTTAGAAAGTCTAAATGGAGCTAAAGTAACATCCATTCGCTTCTCGAGACCATGATATTCAACCCAAACTTGTATCCTTTGCCCAATCAGGCTAAGGTTTCTAAACTGACGGCTTCCATCCTCGTGATATCCTGCTGGAAAAGATAAATTAGACTTTAACCCGTTTATATCAATCCCAACGTGATTGTCATTGATGTCATCAAACTGGGGACTTAGTAGCGTATCGAATTCTACAGCAACAACGTGGTTTCTACCGTCGCCATTGTTGGACTTGTTGAAGAGTCCGAGATATTGGCCTGGATCAGCTCCGGGGAGGCCCCTGGTTGGTGAAACCACGAAAGCCATTCCGTGTGCGCTGACAGTTGGGTATTGAGGGATAATAGCGAAGACAAAGATGGTAGAGAAGGAAGAAACTGAACGGCTGGTTGAGTTGTTGAAGTTTACAAGGTGAGGATAGAAAGCATGTCCTTGTTGTCTTTCGGCTTCATTGGTGAGTTTTAGGAGTCCATTGGAAGTGAGCACTGCGATGCCATCAAGGCTTAGATTAGCCGACCGGAATCCGTTGTAGATGAAACCAAAATCATCTCTGGCTGCTAAGCTTACCAGAAGAGTTAGCAGAATTGCTAATCTGAAAGTGAAACACATTGCCATAGTCGCGGTTTACTTTGCTTCTCTTTCGGTTCTGTCTTTGGTTCTCTAATCTTTGACCTTTATTTATTTATGGATTACGTTATGGTGCTTGAGATCAGTATGAAAGTCCATAGAATCTCTACCATGAAATAGATTTGATTTTTATGACAgattaattatggttaaaatccCTGCTGAAAATTGAGATTTAATGTTGTATTTTATTTTGGAATAATTTGATCatcttttataatattatttgaaGGTTGATATTATTGGTTGTTACATGAgtcaataataaatttaaaatgattaagaTTATTCGAAAATTTATTTATGCTACCACTTTAACAGAATCTAACAATTTTGATAAGAATTGAGGCCCTAAAACCATAGTAAGGTTAAATAGTTGTCATCCTTTATTCAACTTACAGAATCTAATATAGAATAGctaggtttttatttttatttaaaaaaaaagaagaagaaggaattTTACCTTTGTTGGCTTAATTATAGTTAAATGTAAAATTACTATTGGattttttaaatggtttaatttcatggaaaatgattgtatgaaacagtgacgtTACGTCATCCAtatccctttccaatagttttatgccacatcagtattcttatcttaaattttaggattttatcctgaattttagtattttaatttggatttaatTTTTTCCAGGATAAAATCCTGAAATTCAGGATAACAGTACTGATGTGATATAAAACTATTGAAAAGAGATATAAATGATgtggcgtcactgtttcataTAATCTTTTCTCTAATTTCATTAAAGGGGTAGTGCATGATAAATAATATTTGAAGGAGTAAATGATTACATGCTAAAAATAATTTCAGCAAATCTTGCATTAAGAAAatattttcaacctttttttgtttaaaataaaagGTAAGAAAAATGGACCGATtgcccataatttttttttaaatttgagtaaatcacaactaatatttttaatcgaattaattaaatttttaattcaattaatcaaactaaaatttatatttatattttttcttttgttaaaacaagtataaaatatgtgaaaaataaattaataatgttCATTTGACTGAATTAATCGAATTAGTAATagcttaatatatataatatataatattatttattaagttcgCTAATTTG contains these protein-coding regions:
- the LOC108459792 gene encoding L-type lectin-domain containing receptor kinase IV.1, whose amino-acid sequence is MAMCFTFRLAILLTLLVSLAARDDFGFIYNGFRSANLSLDGIAVLTSNGLLKLTNEAERQQGHAFYPHLVNFNNSTSRSVSSFSTIFVFAIIPQYPTVSAHGMAFVVSPTRGLPGADPGQYLGLFNKSNNGDGRNHVVAVEFDTLLSPQFDDINDNHVGIDINGLKSNLSFPAGYHEDGSRQFRNLSLIGQRIQVWVEYHGLEKRMDVTLAPFRLSKPKTPLLSLPLDLSSIVNNGMYVGFSSSTGSVLTSHYVLGWSFKMNGQARELTLSQLPKLPPVGPKKISRLLTIGLPLISVSVILAAVSGVVYFMRRKRKFAEVVEDWELEYGPHRFKFKDLYVATKGFKDKELLGSGGFGKVYRGVLPTSKLEVAVKRVSHESRQGMKEFIAEIVSIGRLRHRNLVQLLGYCRRKDELLLVYDYMPNGSLDKYLYGQPKLTLNWRQRFRVIKGVASGLFYLHEEWEQVVIHRDVKASNVLLDGELNGRLGDFGLARLYDHGTEPQTTHIMGTLGYLAPEHTRTGRATPCTDVFAFGAFVLEVACGRRPILQSPTDNVILVDWVYSCWCKGDILEAKDPYLGSDYAAEEVELVLKLGLICSHSQPEARPTMRHVVQILEGDMPFPELSSLSLSSSGLAFAHGEGFDGFSMMYTTSTYNGTSQSSTVAASHLSGGR